A window of the Rhodoferax sp. GW822-FHT02A01 genome harbors these coding sequences:
- a CDS encoding lytic transglycosylase domain-containing protein has product MTATEKFNRGLRVFVSDIAQGFFEITHNGFALLGLAVMFAIITLAARPELRDAGEAQLITWLQERQAAINGFVSNTDAVDRATAADPKSLPKQQAAITYWLSKKYGIAPEPLSALVAEAYDAGAKNKLDPTLILAVMAVESGFNPFAQSNVGAQGLMQVMTKVHSEKYQFFGGQFAAFDPLTNLRVGVKVLQECVARAGSLEGGLKLYVGAGNLDEDGGYAAKVMAEHARLQQVAAGRSVPQLNTTSVPVKASSPAKPQTETVASLFSS; this is encoded by the coding sequence ATGACAGCGACCGAAAAATTCAACCGAGGGCTGCGCGTTTTTGTAAGCGACATCGCCCAGGGCTTTTTTGAAATCACACACAACGGTTTCGCCCTGCTGGGCTTGGCCGTGATGTTTGCCATCATCACACTGGCTGCCCGCCCCGAACTGCGGGATGCTGGCGAGGCACAACTCATCACCTGGCTGCAGGAACGCCAAGCCGCCATCAACGGCTTTGTCAGCAATACCGACGCTGTAGACCGCGCCACAGCCGCTGACCCCAAGAGCCTGCCCAAGCAACAGGCGGCCATCACCTATTGGCTCAGCAAGAAGTACGGCATTGCGCCAGAACCCCTTAGTGCGCTCGTTGCCGAAGCCTATGACGCAGGCGCCAAGAACAAGCTCGACCCAACGCTGATCCTGGCTGTCATGGCCGTGGAGTCGGGATTCAATCCATTTGCCCAAAGCAATGTGGGCGCCCAAGGCTTGATGCAAGTCATGACCAAGGTGCATAGCGAGAAGTACCAATTCTTCGGTGGCCAGTTCGCCGCCTTTGACCCGCTCACCAATCTTCGCGTGGGCGTCAAAGTGCTGCAGGAGTGCGTGGCACGCGCTGGCTCGCTGGAGGGTGGACTCAAGCTCTACGTAGGCGCGGGCAATCTGGATGAAGACGGTGGCTACGCCGCCAAGGTGATGGCCGAGCACGCTCGCCTACAGCAGGTCGCTGCAGGTCGCTCCGTCCCTCAGCTAAACACAACGTCGGTACCGGTAAAAGCCTCATCGCCTGCCAAGCCACAAACGGAAACCGTGGCCAGCCTTTTCAGTTCCTGA
- the glyA gene encoding serine hydroxymethyltransferase: MYDRNILVEQTDPELWKAILAENARQEHHIELIASENYASPAVMAAQGSQLTNKYAEGYPGKRYYGGCEFVDVAEQLAIDRVKQLFGAEAANVQAHCGASANEAVFLAFLKPGDTIMGMSLAEGGHLTHGMPLNMSGKWFNVVSYGLDAKEAIDYDAMERKAHEHKPKLIVAGASAYSLHIDFERFAKVAKDIGAIFMVDMAHYAGLIAAGVYPNPVPHADIVTSTTHKSLRGPRGGIILMKAEHEKAINSAIFPGLQGGPLMHVIAAKAVAFKEALEPGFKQYQQQVLKNAQIVAETLTQRGLRIVSGGTQSHVMLVDLRSKGITGKEAEAVLGSAHMTINKNAIPNDPEKPMVTSGVRIGTPAMTTRGFKDEEARLTANLVADVLDNPRDAANIEAVRAKVHALTQRFPVYK, translated from the coding sequence ATGTACGACCGCAACATTCTTGTTGAACAGACCGATCCCGAACTGTGGAAGGCCATCCTGGCCGAAAATGCCCGTCAGGAACACCACATCGAGCTGATTGCCAGCGAAAACTACGCATCCCCCGCCGTCATGGCTGCCCAGGGAAGCCAGCTTACTAATAAGTATGCAGAAGGCTATCCAGGGAAGCGCTACTACGGCGGCTGCGAATTTGTGGACGTTGCCGAGCAACTTGCCATTGACCGCGTGAAGCAGCTGTTTGGCGCAGAAGCGGCCAATGTGCAAGCCCATTGCGGTGCCTCTGCCAATGAAGCCGTATTCCTGGCCTTCCTGAAGCCAGGCGACACCATCATGGGCATGAGCCTGGCCGAAGGTGGCCACCTGACCCACGGAATGCCCCTCAACATGAGTGGCAAATGGTTCAACGTGGTGAGCTATGGACTGGACGCCAAAGAAGCCATTGACTACGACGCCATGGAGCGCAAGGCCCATGAGCACAAGCCCAAGCTGATCGTGGCCGGCGCTTCGGCGTACAGTTTGCACATTGATTTTGAACGTTTTGCCAAGGTGGCCAAAGACATCGGCGCCATTTTCATGGTGGATATGGCCCACTATGCGGGTCTGATTGCCGCTGGCGTCTACCCTAACCCGGTGCCGCACGCCGACATTGTGACCTCCACCACCCACAAGAGTCTGCGTGGCCCCCGTGGCGGCATCATCCTGATGAAGGCTGAGCACGAAAAGGCGATCAACAGCGCGATCTTCCCTGGCTTGCAAGGCGGCCCCCTCATGCACGTGATTGCCGCAAAAGCAGTCGCGTTCAAGGAGGCGCTGGAACCCGGCTTCAAGCAGTACCAGCAGCAGGTATTGAAGAATGCCCAGATCGTGGCCGAAACCCTGACGCAACGCGGTCTTCGGATTGTGAGCGGCGGCACCCAAAGCCACGTCATGCTGGTTGACTTGCGGTCCAAAGGCATCACCGGCAAGGAAGCTGAAGCCGTTTTGGGCAGCGCTCACATGACCATCAACAAGAACGCCATCCCCAACGACCCGGAGAAACCCATGGTCACCAGCGGCGTGCGTATAGGCACACCAGCCATGACCACGCGCGGCTTCAAGGACGAAGAAGCGCGCTTGACTGCCAATCTGGTTGCGGACGTGCTGGACAATCCACGCGACGCAGCCAACATCGAAGCCGTTCGAGCCAAGGTGCACGCCCTGACCCAGCGGTTCCCGGTCTACAAATAA
- the nrdR gene encoding transcriptional regulator NrdR — translation MKCPFCGNSETQVVETRIAEDGDFIRRRRQCGSCEKRFTTYERPDVNFPSIVKKDGRRIEFERAKLQASMNLALRKRPVSTEQVDAAIERIEEKLLNLGLREVQSTRIGELVMRELKKLDKVAYVRFASVYRNFEDIDEFKTLVDEVSK, via the coding sequence ATGAAGTGCCCCTTCTGCGGAAATTCCGAAACCCAGGTCGTGGAGACCCGGATTGCCGAAGATGGGGACTTCATTCGTCGTCGCAGGCAATGCGGCTCCTGCGAGAAGCGCTTTACCACTTACGAGCGCCCGGACGTCAACTTCCCGTCCATCGTCAAGAAGGATGGACGACGCATCGAATTTGAGCGAGCCAAGCTCCAGGCCTCCATGAACCTGGCGCTACGCAAACGGCCGGTCAGCACAGAACAGGTGGACGCGGCGATCGAAAGGATCGAGGAAAAGCTGCTGAATCTGGGATTGCGTGAGGTGCAATCCACCCGCATTGGTGAACTGGTGATGCGCGAGCTCAAAAAGCTCGACAAGGTTGCTTACGTGCGATTCGCTAGCGTGTACCGCAACTTTGAGGATATTGATGAGTTCAAGACGTTGGTGGATGAGGTGAGCAAGTAG
- a CDS encoding GspH/FimT family pseudopilin — protein MRKVGLQIGSSPIEMLLVVAILTATVALCASGMSNLVSEWRLRSVSLAVCDGLRLSRIEAIRRNGHVVMCKSNDGFQCKTTGDWSQGWIVFHDINNSRLVDGGETVLFREAAISGKLLLSGNTPISKDVSYTFSGEAILPKGGFQAGTFTISTRDSSSVPIFCIAVNKRGTYRVYKSYSGICAS, from the coding sequence ATGCGAAAAGTTGGGTTGCAAATTGGAAGTTCACCAATTGAAATGCTGCTAGTAGTCGCTATTTTGACTGCGACAGTGGCGCTTTGTGCTTCAGGAATGAGTAATCTGGTGAGCGAATGGCGTCTTCGCTCCGTGTCATTGGCTGTATGCGATGGTTTGCGTCTGTCCCGTATCGAAGCAATCCGCAGGAACGGGCATGTCGTGATGTGCAAATCCAATGATGGGTTCCAGTGCAAAACTACTGGAGACTGGTCGCAGGGGTGGATTGTTTTCCACGACATCAACAATAGCCGTCTAGTCGACGGTGGAGAGACAGTCTTGTTTCGGGAAGCAGCGATATCCGGAAAATTGCTGCTTTCCGGGAACACCCCAATTTCGAAAGATGTCTCTTACACTTTTTCGGGCGAGGCCATTTTGCCTAAAGGCGGATTTCAGGCAGGCACGTTCACTATTTCCACTCGAGACTCGAGCTCAGTGCCAATTTTTTGCATTGCAGTCAATAAGAGAGGTACATATCGTGTGTATAAATCCTACAGCGGAATTTGTGCCAGCTAA
- a CDS encoding type IV pilin protein, with amino-acid sequence MQIRNTAHGLPVERGFTLIELMITVAIVGILASIALPSYSNYVIRGKIPDATSTLAVKRVKLEQYYQDNKTYAGAPDCNSDTTTSKYFNFDCSVAATASVYTLRAQGQGSMAGFTYTLDQTNAKTTTIASPAPSAWRTSSTQACWLTNTGGTC; translated from the coding sequence ATGCAAATTAGAAATACTGCTCACGGCCTGCCCGTTGAGCGCGGATTTACCCTTATTGAGTTAATGATTACTGTTGCGATTGTGGGAATTTTGGCCTCCATTGCCTTACCTTCCTACAGTAATTATGTGATTCGCGGAAAGATTCCTGATGCTACTTCAACGTTGGCCGTCAAGCGAGTCAAGCTCGAACAGTATTACCAAGATAACAAAACCTATGCTGGTGCCCCGGATTGCAATTCCGACACCACAACCAGCAAATATTTTAATTTTGATTGTTCCGTCGCGGCCACGGCCTCTGTTTATACGCTGCGGGCGCAAGGGCAAGGCTCGATGGCGGGATTTACTTATACATTGGATCAAACCAATGCGAAGACTACAACCATCGCATCGCCGGCGCCTTCTGCTTGGCGAACCAGCTCCACCCAGGCTTGCTGGCTAACTAACACGGGGGGTACGTGTTAA
- a CDS encoding GspH/FimT family pseudopilin gives MLISRQRGVSLIETMMAVVIMVVLVVMGLPSFSAFLQNRKVRNATEAIHNGLSLAKAEAVRRNTIVAFNLSANRSWSLTCTNCADTLPSMPATEIPAEIAISTSATPLVLNFNGFGKVTSLSDGSTSVINISNSNGTCEKDGGSIRCLRIIVAPGGQIRSCDPRLTDTNPSSPQAC, from the coding sequence GTGTTAATTTCCAGACAAAGAGGTGTCAGCCTCATCGAAACCATGATGGCAGTGGTCATCATGGTTGTGTTGGTGGTTATGGGACTACCTAGCTTCTCAGCATTTTTGCAGAATCGAAAGGTTCGCAATGCGACAGAAGCAATTCACAACGGATTGAGTCTTGCAAAAGCCGAGGCTGTGAGACGTAACACAATCGTTGCTTTCAACTTATCGGCAAACCGTAGCTGGAGTCTGACTTGCACAAATTGCGCGGACACATTGCCATCCATGCCGGCAACGGAAATTCCAGCTGAAATTGCAATTTCCACCAGTGCAACCCCTTTAGTATTGAATTTCAATGGCTTCGGCAAGGTTACTTCGCTATCCGATGGAAGTACTTCGGTAATTAATATTTCAAATAGCAATGGCACATGTGAAAAAGATGGCGGCTCAATTCGCTGCCTGCGCATCATTGTGGCACCGGGAGGGCAAATTCGAAGCTGTGATCCGCGTTTAACTGACACAAACCCAAGCAGTCCGCAGGCATGCTGA
- the pilV gene encoding type IV pilus modification protein PilV encodes MKEAQHSQSGMMLIEALIAILLFAVGILGIVGLQGTAVKQVTEARFRSEASMLANQLLGQMWMSDRQSTSLFNNFTAGGAVHDKYDAWKALVTSTLPTPQDPTVSVNNTANDPGEGTVTITLFWRSPSDPSDTNDPHYVAPHRYVAIAQIKP; translated from the coding sequence ATGAAAGAAGCACAACACTCTCAAAGCGGCATGATGCTCATTGAGGCTCTTATTGCCATTCTTCTGTTTGCCGTTGGCATTCTCGGCATAGTGGGTCTCCAAGGTACTGCCGTGAAGCAAGTGACGGAAGCGAGATTCCGTTCAGAGGCATCGATGCTTGCCAATCAATTGCTCGGACAAATGTGGATGAGTGACCGACAGTCAACATCGCTTTTTAATAACTTTACTGCAGGCGGAGCAGTCCACGACAAATACGATGCTTGGAAGGCACTAGTTACATCCACGCTGCCTACGCCCCAAGATCCCACGGTGTCTGTAAACAATACGGCAAACGATCCAGGGGAAGGAACCGTCACCATCACATTGTTTTGGCGTTCGCCAAGTGATCCTAGTGACACAAATGATCCCCATTACGTTGCGCCACATCGATATGTAGCGATTGCGCAGATTAAACCATAG